A window of Maniola hyperantus chromosome 26, iAphHyp1.2, whole genome shotgun sequence contains these coding sequences:
- the LOC138404225 gene encoding uncharacterized protein isoform X1: MEEDSEWLTCPYDRAHRVPALRVQRHLVKCEARHPPLAICPFNATHRMSAEKMALHVEECPTRAALGYDVRAGPERALAALVAPRPTALRSTTPRPAAPRSIIALRPNALRLMILLRTVAQRDREARPAAAPRPSTPRPTTPRPTTPRPTHDPYDEEWDD, from the coding sequence ATGGAGGAGGACTCGGAGTGGCTGACGTGCCCGTACGACCGCGCGCACCGCGTGCCCGCGCTGCGCGTCCAGCGCCACCTGGTGAAGTGCGAGGCGCGCCACCCGCCGCTCGCCATCTGCCCCTTCAACGCCACGCACCGCATGTCGGCGGAGAAGATGGCGCTGCACGTGGAGGAGTGTCCCACGCGCGCCGCGCTGGGCTACGACGTCCGCGCGGGGCCCGAGCGCGCGCTGGCTGCGCTCGTCGCGCCGCGCCCCACCGCGTTGCGCTCCACCACGCCGCgccccgccgcgccgcgctcCATCATCGCGCTGCGCCCCAACGCGCTGCGCCTCATGATCCTGCTGCGCACCGTTGCACAGCGAGATCGTGAGGCTCgccccgccgccgcgccgcgcccctCCACGCCGCGCCCCACCACGCCGCGCCCCACCACGCCGCGCCCCACGCACGACCCCTACGACGAAGAGTGGGACGACTGA
- the LOC138404225 gene encoding uncharacterized protein isoform X2, with translation MEEDSEWLTCPYDRAHRVPALRVQRHLVKCEARHPPLAICPFNATHRMSAEKMALHVEECPTRAALGYDVRAGPERALAALVAPRPTALRSTTPRPAAPRSIIALRPNALRLMILLRTVAQRDREARPAAAPRPSTPRPTHDPYDEEWDD, from the exons ATGGAGGAGGACTCGGAGTGGCTGACGTGCCCGTACGACCGCGCGCACCGCGTGCCCGCGCTGCGCGTCCAGCGCCACCTGGTGAAGTGCGAGGCGCGCCACCCGCCGCTCGCCATCTGCCCCTTCAACGCCACGCACCGCATGTCGGCGGAGAAGATGGCGCTGCACGTGGAGGAGTGTCCCACGCGCGCCGCGCTGGGCTACGACGTCCGCGCGGGGCCCGAGCGCGCGCTGGCTGCGCTCGTCGCGCCGCGCCCCACCGCGTTGCGCTCCACCACGCCGCgccccgccgcgccgcgctcCATCATCGCGCTGCGCCCCAACGCGCTGCGCCTCATGATCCTGCTGCGCACCGTTGCACAGCGAGATCGTGAGGCTCgccccgccgccgcgccgcgcccct CCACGCCGCGCCCCACGCACGACCCCTACGACGAAGAGTGGGACGACTGA